One Epinephelus moara isolate mb chromosome 20, YSFRI_EMoa_1.0, whole genome shotgun sequence genomic window carries:
- the zgc:112052 gene encoding protein C19orf12 homolog — MCHRIDDVMKLCCELSANQQIRTTVTGSGKGAAAAGGLAFAGGLVGGPLGIAVGGAVGGLLGCWLTSGQFKPLPQIIMELSPEQQQKLYGDLMAILGDIQWTDVAQLTALVMGNATLKQQVTAALLGYITKELQAEVHYVD, encoded by the exons ATGTGTCATCGAATTGATGATGTCATGAAGCTGTGTTGTGAGTTATCTGCCAATCAGCAAATCCGGACCACAGTGACAGGCTCAGGGAAGGGAGCCGCGGCAGCTGGAGGGCTTGCCTTCGCTGGAGGGCTGGTCGGGGGTCCTCTTGGCATTGCAGTCG GCGGTGCTGTCGGAGGACTTCTGGGCTGCTGGCTGACCAGTGGACAATTCAAACCGCTGCCTCAGATCATAATGGAGCTCAGtcctgagcagcagcagaagcttTACGGTGACCTCATGGCCATCCTGGGAGACATTCAGTGGACTGATGTGGCTCAGCTAACTGCTCTAGTGATGGGAAACGCCACCCTGAAGCAACAGGTTACAGCCGCCCTTCTCGGGTACATCACCAAGGAGCTGCAGGCGGAGGTGCACTATGTGGATTAG
- the LOC126408484 gene encoding cytochrome b-c1 complex subunit Rieske, mitochondrial-like — protein MMSIAARPGVLSPYMQATKHTVKRLVSPGAKDAVCAAAAGGIRLSHTDIKIPDFSDYRRPEVVDPNKSSQDSSESRRAFSYLVTGATTVVGVYAAKTVVTQFVSSMSASADVLALSKIEIKLSDIPEGKNMTFKWRGKPLFVRHRTEKEIATEAAVNIAELRDPEHDKDRVLNPSWVIVLGVCTHLGCVPIANAGDYGGYYCPCHGSHYDASGRIRKGPAPLNLEVPFYEFPDEDTVVVG, from the exons ATGATGTCCATAGCCGCTCGCCCCGGGGTGCTGTCCCCGTACATGCAGgctacaaaacacacagttaAAAGGCTGGTGTCCCCTGGAGCCAAGGACGCGGTGTGTGCTGCTG CTGCTGGGGGAATCCGCCTCAGCCACACAGACATAAAGATTCCTGACTTCTCAGACTACCGTCGCCCCGAGGTAGTCGACCCCAACAAGTCCTCCCAGGACAGCAGTGAATCAAGAAGGGCGTTCTCCTACCTCGTCACTGGAGCGACCACTGTAGTCGGTGTGTATGCAGCCAAGACAGTGGTCACCCAGTTTGTCTCCTCAATGAGTGCATCGGCAGACGTCCTGGCCTTATCCAAGATTGAGATCAAGCTCAGCGACATCCCTGAAGGCAAGAACATGACCTTCAAGTGGAGAGGAAAGCCCCTGTTTGTCCGTCACCGCACAGAGAAGGAAATCGCCACAGAGGCGGCTGTGAATATCGCAGAGCTGCGTGACCCCGAGCATGACAAGGATAGAGTGCTTAACCCCAGCTGGGTCATCGTCCTCGGTGTGTGTACCCATCTGGGTTGTGTGCCCATCGCCAACGCTGGAGACTACGGAGGCTACTACTGTCCTTGCCATGGCTCTCACTACGATGCTTCAGGAAGAATAAGAAAGGGACCTGCTCCTCTTAACCTGGAGGTTCCCTTCTATGAATTCCCCGATGAGGACACAGTTGTGGTGGGATAA
- the rxylt1 gene encoding ribitol-5-phosphate xylosyltransferase 1 — translation MKMKIPKRKLFLLIIFAYVAFSLYAAYNVFFSTKVISRVHRVVKKDTALTGGVRDGGAAAPFLADDWNPWEDEQVDYNSALNKKREAFKQYMGRIDKNKPKRYKVQIWGKAAIGLYLWEHILEGPLNPTDKVAQWREGELQSGKIDFSFYTGPAVVQGHVPLDMNSLVLVLNGREPQKVSYSTRWLEHVQALVQSHTVSHVAVVLLGNEHCNNDFIAPYLKRNGGFVDLLFVVYDSPWVNDKDVFQWPLGVATYRQFPMIRPNAQLITSNRPYLCNFLGTVYKNSSRETLMQVLKQSGLEKDCITTAREKWLPQETSDSLRRYQTALAQSELTLCPVGINTECYRIYEACSYGSVPVVEDVLTPGTCAAGPSSPLRLLKAAGAPFIFISDWKELPAILERERGMSQEQRVDRRRRLLEWYASFRQQMKERFTEVIEETFFKSG, via the exons atgaaaatgaaaataccaAAAAGAAAACTATTCCTGCTAATTATTTTTGCGTATGTGGCATTTTCACTTTACGCTGCGtacaatgttttcttcagtaCCAAAGTAATCTCCCGTGTCCACAGGGTGGTGAAGAAAGACACAGCACTCACGG GTGGCGTGAGAGATGGCGGTGCTGCTGCTCCATTTTTAGCAGATGATTGGAATCCATGGGAGGATGAGCAGGTGGACTACAACTCTGCTCTGAACAAGAAGAGGGAGGCCTTCAAACAGTACATGGGGCGAATTGACAAGAATAAACCCAAAAGATACAAAGTACAAATCTGGGGGAAAGCTGCCATAG GGCTTTACCTTTGGGAACATATTTTAGAGGGACCCCTCAACCCCACAGACAAGGTAGCACAATGGAGAGAGGGCGAGCTGCAGTCGGGGAAGATTGATTTCAG TTTCTACACAGGCCCTGCTGTAGTTCAGGGTCATGTCCCTCTGGATATGAACAGCCTGGTTCTGGTTCTGAACGGCCGCGAGCCACAGAAGGTCTCTTACTCCACACGGTGGCTGGAGCATGTCCAAGCTTTGGTACAGTCGCACACAGTGTCACATGTGGCGGTGGTGCTGCTGGGCAATGAGCACTGCAACAATGACTTCATCGCTCCTTACCTGAAGAGAAACGGTGGCTTTGTGGACCTGCTGTTTGTAGTGTACGACAGCCCCTGGGTCAACGACAAGGACGTCTTCCAGTGGCCTCTTGGTGTCGCCAC ATACAGACAGTTTCCTATGATCAGGCCGAATGCCCAACTGATTACCTCCAACAGGCCATACCTCTGCAATTTTTTAGGAACCGTTTACAAAAATTCCTCCAGAGAAACTCTCATGCAGGTGCTGAAACAGTCTGGTCTGGAAAAAGATTGCATCACCACTGCCAGGGAGAA GTGGCTCCCTCAGGAGACATCAGACAGTCTGAGACGCTATCAGACAGCTCTGGCACAGAGCGAGCTCACTCTCTGCCCAGTCGGAATCAACACAGAGTGCTACCGCATCTATGAGGCCTGCTCTTATGGCTCGGTGCCCGTGGTGGAAGACGTACTGACACCTGGGACCTGTGCAGCCGGGCCCAGCTCCCCGTTACGTCTGCTCAAAGCTGCGGGAGCGCCCTTCATCTTCATCAGTGACTGGAAAGAACTGCCGGCCATcttggagagggagagggggatgAGCCAGGAGCAGAGGgtggacaggaggaggaggctgttGGAGTGGTACGCCAGCTTCCGTCAGCAGATGAAGGAGAGGTTCACTGAGGTCATCGAGGAGACGTTCTTCAAAAGCGGCTGA